A stretch of the Oncorhynchus clarkii lewisi isolate Uvic-CL-2024 chromosome 9, UVic_Ocla_1.0, whole genome shotgun sequence genome encodes the following:
- the LOC139415954 gene encoding E3 ubiquitin-protein ligase TRIM39-like, translating into MASSLNESQFQCSICLELFTDPVSTPCGHNFCKNCIGGYWDISDLCQCPLCKETFYRRPELRINTSFREVVDHFRNMRVNEGCIAATGEVACDICSGRKLKALKSCLVCLTSYCEIHLEPHQRVVNLKRHKLIDPAENLEDRMCKKHDRLLELFCRSDQTCVCQFCAETDHKHHHTVPLQTESQLKMALIRRSKADVQQMIQDRQLKVEEINASVKLSRDNAESEIADSVEVFTALMRSIESSQAELIEVIEEKQKSAERQAEGLINDLEQEITELQRRSTELEQLSHTEDHLDLLQSFYKQTTLPKSKSWTNVAVYHQVNFLGCVRNTVLQVKDSTEDQIRKLSAIELKEMQKYAVDVTMDPNTAGPWLILSNDGKQVRKSPRKLKVPDNPERFTEDVCILAKQGYNYGKHYWEVGLQEKSNWVIGVACETVPRKELISSEPEKGLWTLCHRDGKEYLACTKIPRLILPFPRPQKVGVFLDYKEGQVSFFDVDAKSHLFTFTGCKFSEKIFPIFDPCRTAEINEDLPLMITIVQVN; encoded by the exons ATGGCTTCCTCCCTGAATGAAAGCCAATTCCAGTGCTCCATCTGTCTAGAGTTGTTCACTGACCCAGTTTCCACTCCATGTGGCCACAACTTCTGTAAGAATTGTATCGGAGGGTATTGGGATATCAGTGACCTGTGCCAGTGTCCTTTGTGTAAGGAGACATTTTACAGAAGGCCTGAGCTTCGAATCAACACGTCGTTCAGAGAAGTTGTTGATCATTTTAGGAATATGAGAGTTAATGAAGGGTGCATTGCTGCAACTGGAGAAGTGGCCTGTGACATCTGCTCTGGGAGGAAGCTCAAGGCCCTGAAGTCCTGCCTGGTGTGTCTGACCTCTTACTGTGAGATTCACCTGGAGCCTCATCAGAGAGTGGTGAATCTGAAGAGACACAAGCTGATTGACCCTGCGGAGAACCTGGAGGACAGGATGTGCAAGAAGCATGATAGGCTGCTGGAGCTGTTCTGTAGGAGCGACCAGACATGTGTGTGTCAGTTTTGTGCTGAGACAGACCACAAACATCACCACACTGTGCCACTACAAACAGAATCGCAACTAAAGATG GCTCTTATTCGGAGGTCAAAGGCGGATGTGCAGCAGATGATCCAAGACCGGCAGCTGAAGGTGGAGGAGATCAACGCTTCAGTGAAGTTAAGTAGA GACAATGCAGAGAGTGAAATAGCGGACAGTGTTGAAGTCTTCACTGCACTGATGCGATCTATTGAGTCAAGCCAGGCTGAACTCATAGAGGTGATTGAGGAGAAGCAGAAATCAGCAGAAAGGCAGGCAGAAGGGCTCATCAATGACCTGGAGCAGGAaatcactgagctacagaggagaaGTACTGAGCTGGAGCAGCTCTCACACACTGAGGACCATCTCGACCTTCTACAG AGCTTTTACAAGCAAACTACCCTTCCAAAATCTAAAAGCTGGACTAATGTTGCTGTTTATCATCAAGTCAACTTCTTGGGCTGTGTTCGAAATACAGTGCTTCAAGTGAAAGACTCCACCGAAGACCAAATAAGAAAGCTGTCAGCTATCG AACTGAAAGAGATGCAGAAATATGCAG TGGACGTGACGATGGACCCCAACACTGCAGGCCCATGGCTTATCCTCTCTAATGATGGAAAACAAGTGAGAAAATCGCCAAGGAAATTGAAGGTCCCAGATAATCCTGAGAGATTCACTGAGGATGTCTGTATCCTGGCCAAACAAGGGTACAACTATGGGAAACATTATTGGGAAGTTGGGTTACAGGAGAAATCAAACTGGGTTATAGGAGTAGCTTGCGAGACAGTGCCTAGGAAGGAATTAATTTCATCTGAGCCTGAGAAAGGGTTATGGACTCTGTGTCACAGGGATGGCAAGGAATATCTGGCGTGCACAAAAATTCCACGCCTTATTTTACCTTTTCCCCGACCCCAGAAAGTCGGTGTCTTCCTGGATTATAAGGAAGGCCAAGTGTCATTCTTTGATGTTGATGCAAAGTCTCACCTATTCACTTTCACAGGGTGCAAATTCTCAGAGAAAATCTTTCCCATATTTGATCCTTGTCGTACTGCAGAAATAAATGAAGACCTTCCTCTTATGATTACTATAGTGCAGGTAAATTAG